Below is a genomic region from Constrictibacter sp. MBR-5.
ATCGAGAAATCGGCCAAGCGTCATGTCGGTGACCAGCCACCAGAGGACGAACAGTTCGATCTCGACGGGGATGCTCAGCCTGCTCGAGCGCGCGAGGAAGGAAGGCGCGAGGATGAGCGCGAGCGCGCCGAAACAGAGAAGCCCATAGAGAACCGCACCCTCCAGAAGGTGGAAGGCGCCCGTCGCCAGGATGAGGGCGCGCAGCAGCCAGGCGAGCCGGATCTCCCACGGCGCGGCTACGCCCGGCTCGTCGCGTTCGGCCTCCGCCGGGCCGGAACCGTGCCGCGGCGCCGCCTCCGTCTCCCGACGAGGCCCCGATGCGTGCGCAAGGCCGCGGAGGCTCACGACGGCCTCCGCGCCGACAGTCGGCCCAGCCTCGGGATGAACCCGGGCACGTCGGCCATGTAGCGGCGGTAGTCCTCACCCAACTCGGCCAGCGCCGCCCGCTCCTCGCCCTTCGCCAGGCGCACATACATGAAGACGAGCACCGGGAACATCGCGAGCGTCAGCAGCGTCGGCCATTGCAGCAGGAAGCCGAACATAACGAGGATGAAGCCGACATATTGCGGGTGGCGCACATAGGCATAGGCGCCGGTTGTCGCGAGCGTGCGGCGGCGCTGCGCATCATAGAGCACCTTCCAGCCGGCCGAGATCAGCACGAAGCCGCCGCCGATGAAAGCAAAGCTCAGCAGGTGGAACGGACCGAAATGCGGGTTGGCCTCCCAGCCGAACAGCATCTCGAGGAGATGCCCGGCATCGTGCGATAGCCAGTCCACGCCAGGATAGTTGCTCTGCAACCAGCCCGAGAGCAGGTAGATGGTCAGCGGGAAGCCGTACATCTCCGTGAACAGCGCCACCAGGAAAGCGCTGAATGCGCCGAAGGAGCGCCAGTCGCGGCCCGTCCTCGGCTTGAAGAAGCTGAAGGCAAAGAGGATGAAGATCGCCGAGTTCAATACGACCAGGAACCAGAGGCCGTAGGCGGGGGCGCTTTCGGTCATCGCAATACGTCCGTTCCGTAGGTTCAGTGGCGATGGTCGCCGGGTTCCCGGCCGCCTCCCGGCGGAGGGCCGTTTTCGTCGCTGCCAGACCCGTGACCCCCATGACCCCCATGCATGAAGAAATGCATGCCAATGCAGAGACCGAGGAGGAGCAGCAGCGGCCCGACACCGATAAGGTGCGCCCAGTGTTCGGAGACGAGGTAGAAGCCGCCCACGGCGAGGAAGACCAGCAGGACCATGTTTGCGCGCGAGGCGAAGAATCCGCGCCGGTTCTCTCCATGATCCATGCTATCCTCCCACGCTGCCCGCAGCGTCGCTGCGCAATCTGAAGATCGTCGCCCCGTCCCGGCAGCTCATCCGACCGCCTCCGCAGGGCGGGCACTTACCGCCGCGTCGGGCCCGCCGCGATCAATGCCCTCCAATCGCGTGCGCTTGAGTAGCAGGGCGTTGACCGCGACCAGCGCCGAGCTGCCCGACATGGCGAGCGCCGCGACCTCGGGGCTGACGACGAGGGGATAGAACACACCGGCGGCCATCGGAAAGGCGACGACGTTGTAGGCGACCGCCCAAAACAGGTTCTGATGCATCTTGCGCAAGGTCGCGCGCGACAGCTCGATCGCGCCGACGATGTCGTAGGGGTCGCTCCTCATCAGCACGACGTCGGCGCTCTCCATCGCGACGTCGGTGCCGGCGCCGATGGCGAAGCCGACGTCCGCCTGGGTCAGCGCCGGCGCGTCGTTCACGCCGTCGCCGACCATGCCGACCCGCTTGCCCTGGGCCTGCAGCTCCTTGACTTTGTCGGCCTTCTGGCCCGGCAGTACGTCGGCGAGCACGATCTCGATGCCGAGCTCTGACGCGATACGCTTGGCGGTGCCCTCATTGTCGCCGGTCAGCATCGCCACTTCGACGCCGCGCTCACGCAGCTTGGTGACCGCCGCCTTGGCGCTCGGGCGTGGCGCGTCGGCGATGGCGACGAGGCCGAGGATGCGGCCGCCGCGGGCGACATGCACCACCGTGCGACCGGCGCCCTTGAGCCGCTCCGCTTCCTCCGCGAGCGCGCCGAGCTCGATCTTCTCTTCATTCATGAGCCGGCGGTTGCCGAGGAACACCGTCTCGCCTTCAATCTCGGCTCGCGCGCCCTTGCCCTCCAGATTGAGGAAGGCGCGCGTCTCCGGCACGTCGAACCCCTCGGCCCGCTCTACGATCGCCAAAGCGAGCGGGTGGTCGGAGCCGCGCTCGACCGCTGCCGCCGTCCACAGAACCTCGTCCTCCGTCCGGCCTGCGGCCGCGACGACCTCGACGACGCGCGGTTGGCCCATGGTCAGCGTGCCGGTCTTGTCGAAGACGATGACATCGAGCTTGGTCGCGTCCTCGAGTGCGCCTGCGTTCTTGAACAGGATGCCGTGCGTGGCGCCGAGCCCGGTGCCGACCATGACGGCCATCGGTGTCGCCAGCCCGAGCGCGTCCGGGCAGGCGATGACGAAGACGGTGATCGTCAGGGTGAGGGCGAACAGCAACGGCGAGCCGATCCACCAGAACCAGACCGCGAAGGTCGCGAGTCCGATCAGGATGGCGATCAGCACCAGCCATTGCGAGGCCCGGTCGGCGAGGAGCTGCGCCGGCGCCTTGGAGTTTTGTGCCTCCTGCACCAGCTTCACGATCTGAGCCAGCGCAGTGTCTGCGCCGACCTTGGTCGCGCGGTAGCGGAAGCTGCCGCTCTTGTTGATGGTGGCGCCGATGACCTGGTCGCCCGGCCCCTTGTTCACCGGCATCGACTCGCCGGTCAGCATGGATTCATCGACCAGCGATTCCCCCTCGACCACTTCCCCGTCGACCGGAATCTTGTTGCCGGGCCGGATGATCACGGTCTCGCCGGCTTCCACCTCGGCGGTCGGCACCTCGATCTCGCGCCCGTCCCGCACCACGGTCGCCATCGGCGGAGCGAGATCGAGCAGCGCCCGGATCGCCGCCGAGGCGCCGGCGCGCGCCCGCATCTCCAGCCAGTGGCCGAGCAGGATGAAGACGAGCAGCACCGCCACCGCCTCATAGAACTGCACGCCCGGGAAGAAGAATGTGGAGCCGACGCTGAAGACG
It encodes:
- a CDS encoding heavy metal translocating P-type ATPase produces the protein MSTVTLEVGGLFEELDHLGVEKQLSAEKGVRRASANPASGSVTVDYDETITSVERLRRKVNSCGFRCRGSVTPRHVCEPAAPAEVRPAPTSHRGHGGGTPAQDEMAHEMGHGSGMDMADMVRDMRNRFWIALAFTIPIFIYSPMGGMFTPPAPPFGLNLDLWLFFLGSIAIVYPSWPFFTAAWRALRNGVLNMAVLVVLSVGTGYVFSVGSTFFFPGVQFYEAVAVLLVFILLGHWLEMRARAGASAAIRALLDLAPPMATVVRDGREIEVPTAEVEAGETVIIRPGNKIPVDGEVVEGESLVDESMLTGESMPVNKGPGDQVIGATINKSGSFRYRATKVGADTALAQIVKLVQEAQNSKAPAQLLADRASQWLVLIAILIGLATFAVWFWWIGSPLLFALTLTITVFVIACPDALGLATPMAVMVGTGLGATHGILFKNAGALEDATKLDVIVFDKTGTLTMGQPRVVEVVAAAGRTEDEVLWTAAAVERGSDHPLALAIVERAEGFDVPETRAFLNLEGKGARAEIEGETVFLGNRRLMNEEKIELGALAEEAERLKGAGRTVVHVARGGRILGLVAIADAPRPSAKAAVTKLRERGVEVAMLTGDNEGTAKRIASELGIEIVLADVLPGQKADKVKELQAQGKRVGMVGDGVNDAPALTQADVGFAIGAGTDVAMESADVVLMRSDPYDIVGAIELSRATLRKMHQNLFWAVAYNVVAFPMAAGVFYPLVVSPEVAALAMSGSSALVAVNALLLKRTRLEGIDRGGPDAAVSARPAEAVG
- a CDS encoding DUF2933 domain-containing protein, which produces MDHGENRRGFFASRANMVLLVFLAVGGFYLVSEHWAHLIGVGPLLLLLGLCIGMHFFMHGGHGGHGSGSDENGPPPGGGREPGDHRH
- a CDS encoding isoprenylcysteine carboxylmethyltransferase family protein, with protein sequence MTESAPAYGLWFLVVLNSAIFILFAFSFFKPRTGRDWRSFGAFSAFLVALFTEMYGFPLTIYLLSGWLQSNYPGVDWLSHDAGHLLEMLFGWEANPHFGPFHLLSFAFIGGGFVLISAGWKVLYDAQRRRTLATTGAYAYVRHPQYVGFILVMFGFLLQWPTLLTLAMFPVLVFMYVRLAKGEERAALAELGEDYRRYMADVPGFIPRLGRLSARRPS